Proteins encoded in a region of the Bubalus bubalis isolate 160015118507 breed Murrah chromosome 9, NDDB_SH_1, whole genome shotgun sequence genome:
- the POU4F3 gene encoding POU domain, class 4, transcription factor 3 — MMAMNAKQPFGMHPVLQEPKFSSLHSGSEAMRRVCLPAPQLQGNIFGSFDESLLARAEALAAVDIVSHGKNHPFKPDATYHTMSSVPCTSTSSTVPISHPAALTSHPHHAVHQGLEGDLLEHISPTLSVSGLGAPEHSVMPAQIHPHHLGAMGHLHQAMGMSHPHAVAPHSAMPACLSDVESDPRELEAFAERFKQRRIKLGVTQADVGAALANLKIPGVGSLSQSTICRFESLTLSHNNMIALKPVLQAWLEEAEAAYREKNSKPELFNGSERKRKRTSIAAPEKRSLEAYFAIQPRPSSEKIAAIAEKLDLKKNVVRVWFCNQRQKQKRMKYSAVH, encoded by the exons ATGATGGCCATGAACGCCAAACAACCTTTCGGCATGCACCCGGTGCTTCAAGAACCCAAATTCTCCAGCCTGCACTCCGGCTCCGAGGCCATGCGCCGAGTCTGTCTCCCAGCCCCGCAG CTGCAGGGTAATATATTTGGAAGCTTTGATGAGAGCCTGCTGGCACGCGCCGAAGCTCTGGCGGCGGTGGATATCGTCTCCCACGGCAAGAACCATCCGTTCAAGCCCGACGCCACCTACCATACCATGAGCAGCGTGCCCTGCACGTCCACTTCGTCCACCGTGCCCATCTCCCACCCAGCCGCGCTCACCTCGCACCCGCACCACGCCGTGCACCAGGGCCTCGAGGGCGACTTACTAGAGCACATCTCGCCCACGCTGAGCGTGAGCGGCTTGGGCGCCCCCGAGCACTCGGTTATGCCGGCCCAGATCCACCCGCACCACCTGGGCGCCATGGGCCACCTGCATCAGGCCATGGGCATGAGCCACCCACATGCCGTGGCGCCTCATAGCGCTATGCCTGCCTGCCTCAGCGACGTGGAGTCGGACCCGCGAGAGCTCGAGGCCTTCGCTGAGCGCTTCAAGCAGCGGCGCATCAAGCTAGGGGTGACCCAGGCGGACGTGGGTGCGGCCCTGGCCAACCTCAAGATCCCCGGCGTCGGCTCGCTCAGCCAGAGCACCATCTGCAGGTTCGAGTCTCTCACTCTCTCGCACAACAACATGATTGCGCTCAAGCCGGTACTCCAGGCCTGGCTGGAGGAAGCCGAGGCCGCCTATCGAGAGAAAAATAGCAAGCCGGAGCTTTTCAATGGCAGTGAGCGGAAGCGCAAACGCACGTCCATCGCGGCGCCGGAGAAGCGCTCGCTGGAGGCCTACTTTGCGATCCAGCCGCGGCCCTCATCCGAAAAGATCGCGGCCATCGCCGAGAAACTGGACCTTAAAAAGAACGTGGTGAGGGTCTGGTTCTGCAAccagagacagaaacagaaacgAATGAAGTACTCGGCTGTCCACTGA